Part of the Methanorbis furvi genome is shown below.
GTAACTGGGGTGTTGTCGGCGATAAGGCTGGCAAAGCAACGTTTGTTGAGGTCTGTTCCGAGAAGGGTGCAATGCTCTTTGATGCAGCGGTGAAGGCAGGAGCGATCAGCTCATCTGCACCGGACGCGAAGGGACTTGAGATCCGCGGAAAGATCGAGAACGTGATGATTAAGATGGGCAAGAAGGCGCAGGAACACCAGTTCGGAGAACTTGGTACCGGCACCGAACGCCTCAACAAAATCATGGCCGAGGCATCCAAGTGTATCAAATGCTACGGATGTATCGAGAACTGTCCGATCTGCTACTGTGTCGAGTGTTCGACCAAGAAGCCGCACCTCGTCCGCCCGGGAATTGTTCCTCCGGACTTTATGTTCCAGATGATCCGCTTTGCCCACATTGCGGACTCCTGTATCAACTGCGGTCAGTGCAGTGAACTCTGTCCGATGGACATCCCGAACTCACTCTACATGCACTCCCAGCAGGTTGAGCTTGAGAAGATGTTCGGCCACAAGCCGGGTTACGACATGACCATGCCGGTCCTTTCCTATGCTGAGGAGATGGAGGAACGCGAGCGTCTGCAC
Proteins encoded:
- a CDS encoding 4Fe-4S dicluster domain-containing protein, with translation NWGVVGDKAGKATFVEVCSEKGAMLFDAAVKAGAISSSAPDAKGLEIRGKIENVMIKMGKKAQEHQFGELGTGTERLNKIMAEASKCIKCYGCIENCPICYCVECSTKKPHLVRPGIVPPDFMFQMIRFAHIADSCINCGQCSELCPMDIPNSLYMHSQQVELEKMFGHKPGYDMTMPVLSYAEEMEERERLHATGSDMIYDNVFNE